Proteins encoded by one window of Homo sapiens chromosome 10, GRCh38.p14 Primary Assembly:
- the FGFBP3 gene encoding fibroblast growth factor-binding protein 3 precursor, with the protein MTPPKLRASLSPSLLLLLSGCLLAAARREKGAASNVAEPVPGPTGGSSGRFLSPEQHACSWQLLLPAPEAAAGSELALRCQSPDGARHQCAYRGHPERCAAYAARRAHFWKQVLGGLRKKRRPCHDPAPLQARLCAGKKGHGAELRLVPRASPPARPTVAGFAGESKPRARNRGRTRERASGPAAGTPPPQSAPPKENPSERKTNEGKRKAALVPNEERPMGTGPDPDGLDGNAELTETYCAEKWHSLCNFFVNFWNG; encoded by the coding sequence ATGACTCCTCCGAAGCTGCGAGCGTCGCTGTCGCCgtcgctgctgctgctgctgagtgGTTGCCTCCTCGCGGCTGCTCGGAGGGAGAAAGGGGCGGCTAGCAACGTGGCGGAGCCGGTCCCCGGGCCCACTGGCGGCTCCTCGGGTCGCTTCCTCAGCCCCGAGCAGCACGCGTGCAGCTGGCAGCTCCTGCTGCCCGCCCCGGAGGCCGCAGCGGGCAGCGAGCTGGCGCTGCGCTGCCAGAGCCCGGACGGGGCGCGCCACCAGTGCGCCTACCGCGGGCATCCGGAGCGCTGCGCAGCCTACGCCGCTCGCCGCGCGCACTTCTGGAAGCAGGTGCTGGGAGGGCTGCGCAAGAAGCGGAGGCCCTGTCACGACCCCGCGCCGCTCCAGGCCCGCTTGTGCGCGGGCAAGAAGGGCCACGGCGCCGAGCTGCGGCTAGTGCCCCGCGCGTCCCCGCCCGCACGCCCCACCGTCGCGGGATTCGCGGGGGAGTCCAAGCCCCGGGCCCGGAACCGGGGGCGGACCCGGGAGCGTGCGTCCGGCCCAGCCGCTGGGACCCCGCCTCCCCAAAGCGCACCGCCCAAAGAAAACCCCTCAGAGAGGAAGACCAACGAGGGCAAGAGGAAGGCGGCCTTGGTCCCCAACGAGGAGCGACCCATGGGGACCGGGCCCGACCCCGACGGGCTGGACGGGAACGCGGAGCTCACGGAGACCTACTGCGCTGAGAAGTGGCACTCCCTCTGCAACTTCTTTGTCAATTTCTGGAACGGCTGA